A single genomic interval of Brevibacillus brevis harbors:
- a CDS encoding type I polyketide synthase, protein MNEDTRTGLEVAIIGMSGAFPGAKNLEQFFQNVKNGVESISFFSNKELEEAGVLAEVYKRKDFVKAKGYLDESDYFDHNFFGYTPNEAQYMDPQTRLLHEHTWKALEDAGYPPGVTNDSIGVYVGGRPHFRWEALSISAGSHNGAEEFEIAHLNDKDLMSTRVSYKLHLTGPSYTLFTACSTSLVAVHVACQGVVSGECDLAVAGGVSITTPSKYGYIYQDGMILSSDGHCRAFDANSTGTVVGNGIGLVILKRLEDALRDKDHIYAVIKGTAINNDGNRKVGYTAPSVDGQVEVIRAAHRVAAVDPTTISYIEAHGTGTALGDPIEVKALTKAFQTGRKNYCGLGSVKTNIGHLDSAAGIAGLIKTVLAIDNKCLLPTLHFSKPNQNLELENTPFYLVDQATEWVNSTGPLRAGVSSFGVGGTNAHVVLEEAPSPRSVQEEAEQSKLLVFSAKTEEELDHAIDDFVKYAKGNPGADLSAIAYTLQMGRAHFSYRRHVACETIQDACVALRSKSMQAIGTETKKAVPQTYFVFSEIDPRRAATLYQAGLRNTYCHEDFEALLLQTCEILGITKTTLFNVNSQAQHEQILPFLFQLALSKWLSRIGVQPTVVMGVGIGEYVASCLADVFSLEDALMLVEKRGQLLEELSGNEDDLFLLEALQAELFEAFHFTHLSQPSIPVMSYDTGKTISHEVILPDYWVNRLGECVNRQGSLVARQETGDKAQKLLFGTDGAAVENESQSTSLSLLQGNSGFEHQLLESIGHLWSNGCAIKWEEMNKHQRKSRISLPTYPFTRKKYGVEAQQLRKLTNLLKDKDDSEIVKKKPEDWLYIPSWTRSDYKETAKELPPCLFVVFATQDPEVIDWIEQIKNSGHTVVSIELGEVFTHQGGETYTVNPDSQDDLVKLLKKLPILEDRPLKIVHFWCFQHEDDAPNRQWEAREWNRLGYHTLLNLARAIGQLQLQQTIAIDIVASQVFEVIGDETVVPAKATLLGPVRVIPKEYDHIVCRLIDADRRKNQHVVRMLLQQVDNQESVNDLIAIRHAYIWEPAYKQIHLSTSVTTTSQRLKQGGVYVITGGLGAIGLHVAKFLAQKYQATLILINRSQFLPETEWDNWYELHGEEDPVSKKISILRELKTSAKKVYLYQADITDERQISQILNHILEKNKAINGIIHIAGVPDGAVIQRRTREMCESVFATKVYGTAVLQKVIEQLTLPIDFLLLFSSLSSVLAPTAQVAYSAANAFLDAFSRANTKKGFFTQTINWDTWEDTGMASLSSSFRPDSSVLPGISYKEMEHPFFQYFVKENTGRTTYVSHFQTNKDWVLDEHRVGDRAVLPGTCYVEMACAAYEALNPNLETAMHIQDVFFLTPLVLQDGADIYVRTVLIRENNGYQFTIESDSGTQNASWITHARGHIGVGRIHPRDYQLTAISDACDQNNYGKNDYNNLRESKLTYGPRWNSYSWGKFTSQQGLSLIELPQEFVGDVVSYHFHPAIIDVALVHMDHAKTSGGEYVPFSFKSIIIHGKVPEKVYSHIRCQSATQPTNKIVEFDLTIMDEQGRGIIEIEGYQVAAVTSDHQTDSPGLPMAKTVPDRSQEESLSNSVTSLTPEEGLMLFHTALATGYHQLIVSTVDLPKRLEAYKQEKVTAFDQSSSLSSAFDKTVANKQSLSLEEVEGIITSIWQAVLGHEHISGDADFFELGGDSLKVLTVAERLYQASNIKIPITVFFHSTTVEKLARYIMDTYHIAQEYTGIKKTAPQAYYPLSSAQKRLFFQQQVQPDNIAYNIPEITYMEGDFDLGKLQYAFEQIIQRHAILRTGFDVIDGEIVQIIADEVRLQVEYVVMVEGELQQAVEQFMQPFDLRHPPLMRVKVIRYETQKYVWLFDIHHIVADNISVSILQNELIQFYNGQSEDLQAVTLNYVDFVAWQNEMIRRGEYDKQTEYWLQQLSGKVQDVLLPTDFPRPSVLSYRGDIYSFYIEEELTAKLKAGMKRNTTTLFMNMLAIFNVLLQKYTGQEEMIIGASLAGRNHVDLAQMVGMFANVLPFYSRLETSASFQDYLVEVKEKSLQLFENQDVQFEILVEKLGLTHQLSTHPLFTVMLVLPDFKPAEITMNQVRIKRYPFRNPSSKFDLTLWVYDYEHRIELRMEYSTDLFTRKTIKTMTGHFLDIAKQVVENPDMLVKDIRLDAGLVKARAEALLQDGNDFVF, encoded by the coding sequence ATGAATGAGGACACACGAACAGGGTTAGAGGTCGCCATCATTGGAATGTCGGGTGCTTTTCCGGGGGCCAAAAACCTTGAGCAGTTTTTTCAAAACGTCAAGAATGGCGTAGAGAGTATCTCTTTTTTTTCAAATAAAGAATTAGAAGAGGCCGGAGTTCTAGCAGAAGTGTACAAAAGGAAGGACTTCGTGAAAGCAAAAGGATATCTTGACGAGAGTGATTATTTCGATCATAACTTTTTCGGATATACGCCAAATGAAGCACAATATATGGACCCACAGACCCGGTTGTTGCACGAGCATACATGGAAAGCACTCGAGGATGCGGGTTATCCTCCAGGAGTGACAAATGACTCCATTGGTGTATATGTGGGGGGGCGTCCCCACTTTCGCTGGGAGGCGTTATCGATATCCGCAGGCTCTCACAACGGAGCCGAGGAGTTTGAAATCGCCCACTTGAATGACAAAGATTTAATGAGCACAAGAGTATCCTATAAACTGCATTTGACCGGACCCAGCTATACCTTGTTTACTGCGTGTTCCACCTCATTGGTTGCTGTTCACGTAGCTTGTCAAGGGGTAGTCAGTGGTGAGTGCGACCTCGCAGTAGCAGGCGGAGTATCCATCACTACCCCCAGCAAATATGGATACATCTATCAGGATGGGATGATCTTGTCATCAGACGGTCATTGTCGGGCTTTTGATGCCAACTCCACCGGAACAGTAGTGGGCAATGGAATCGGATTGGTGATTTTAAAGCGCTTGGAAGATGCCTTGCGCGATAAGGACCATATTTATGCGGTCATTAAAGGGACTGCAATCAATAACGATGGCAACCGCAAAGTCGGATACACCGCTCCAAGCGTAGACGGACAAGTAGAAGTCATTCGGGCTGCTCATCGTGTGGCCGCCGTGGATCCGACCACGATCAGTTATATCGAGGCACACGGGACCGGGACAGCGTTAGGTGATCCGATTGAAGTCAAAGCGCTGACCAAAGCTTTTCAAACGGGCAGAAAAAATTACTGTGGGCTTGGCTCAGTCAAAACGAATATCGGTCACCTCGACAGCGCAGCCGGGATTGCCGGGTTGATCAAGACAGTATTGGCGATTGACAACAAGTGTTTGCTGCCTACCTTGCACTTTTCCAAGCCGAATCAAAATCTTGAGCTGGAAAATACTCCTTTTTATCTGGTAGACCAAGCAACAGAATGGGTTAATTCAACGGGACCTCTACGAGCGGGTGTCAGTTCTTTTGGAGTGGGTGGAACGAATGCGCACGTTGTGTTGGAAGAAGCACCATCCCCGCGGAGCGTTCAGGAAGAAGCGGAGCAGAGCAAGCTTTTGGTATTCTCCGCAAAGACAGAAGAAGAGCTGGATCACGCGATTGACGACTTTGTCAAATATGCAAAAGGAAATCCAGGTGCAGACCTTTCCGCCATCGCTTATACCTTGCAAATGGGACGGGCGCATTTTTCCTATCGCCGGCATGTGGCTTGCGAAACTATTCAAGATGCATGCGTTGCACTGCGCTCGAAAAGTATGCAAGCCATTGGCACGGAAACGAAGAAGGCAGTCCCGCAAACATATTTTGTATTTTCCGAAATAGATCCCAGAAGAGCAGCTACTCTTTATCAAGCGGGTTTACGTAACACGTATTGCCATGAAGATTTTGAAGCACTCTTGCTTCAAACATGCGAGATATTGGGAATCACAAAAACGACTCTGTTCAATGTGAATAGTCAGGCTCAACACGAGCAGATTCTGCCCTTTCTCTTCCAACTGGCATTATCCAAATGGTTGAGCCGAATCGGAGTACAACCTACAGTTGTTATGGGAGTGGGAATCGGAGAGTATGTCGCAAGTTGTCTCGCCGATGTTTTCTCGCTAGAAGATGCATTGATGTTGGTAGAAAAAAGAGGACAGCTCTTGGAAGAACTGAGCGGGAATGAAGACGATCTGTTTTTGCTGGAGGCACTCCAGGCGGAGCTGTTTGAAGCATTTCACTTCACACACCTCTCTCAGCCTTCCATACCCGTGATGTCTTACGATACGGGGAAAACGATTTCCCACGAAGTGATCCTGCCAGACTACTGGGTGAACCGTTTAGGAGAGTGCGTTAACCGACAAGGCTCACTTGTGGCAAGGCAGGAAACGGGTGACAAAGCCCAAAAGCTTCTTTTTGGGACAGATGGGGCAGCAGTCGAAAACGAAAGCCAGTCTACTTCTCTTTCTCTTTTGCAAGGAAATTCCGGGTTCGAGCATCAGCTTCTCGAATCAATTGGTCACTTGTGGTCAAATGGCTGCGCAATAAAATGGGAAGAGATGAACAAGCATCAAAGAAAATCTCGCATTTCTCTGCCGACCTATCCTTTTACGCGGAAAAAATATGGGGTAGAAGCCCAGCAACTCAGAAAACTGACAAATCTGTTGAAGGACAAAGACGATAGCGAGATTGTCAAGAAGAAACCCGAAGATTGGCTGTACATTCCATCATGGACTCGTTCAGATTACAAAGAGACAGCAAAGGAGCTTCCTCCTTGTTTATTTGTTGTTTTCGCTACACAAGATCCCGAAGTAATCGATTGGATCGAACAAATTAAAAATTCAGGCCATACAGTTGTCAGTATCGAATTGGGAGAAGTATTTACACACCAAGGGGGAGAGACCTATACGGTAAACCCTGATAGTCAAGACGATCTGGTCAAACTCTTAAAGAAGCTGCCTATTCTAGAGGACAGGCCTCTGAAGATAGTTCATTTCTGGTGCTTCCAGCATGAGGATGACGCTCCCAATCGACAATGGGAAGCGCGAGAATGGAATCGGTTAGGCTACCACACGTTATTGAACCTAGCCCGAGCAATTGGACAGCTTCAGCTACAGCAAACGATTGCCATCGACATCGTGGCTAGCCAAGTTTTTGAAGTCATCGGAGATGAGACTGTCGTACCAGCTAAAGCTACACTGTTAGGTCCAGTTCGCGTCATCCCCAAAGAATACGATCATATCGTTTGCAGGTTGATCGATGCCGACCGCCGCAAAAATCAGCATGTAGTCCGAATGTTGCTGCAGCAGGTGGACAATCAAGAGAGCGTAAATGATCTGATTGCCATTCGACATGCGTACATCTGGGAGCCTGCGTACAAGCAAATTCATCTGTCGACATCTGTTACTACGACTTCTCAACGGCTCAAGCAGGGGGGAGTCTATGTTATTACCGGGGGCTTGGGAGCAATTGGACTACATGTAGCAAAATTTTTGGCCCAAAAATATCAAGCGACGCTGATTTTGATCAACCGTTCGCAGTTTTTGCCTGAAACAGAGTGGGATAACTGGTATGAACTTCATGGAGAAGAGGACCCTGTAAGCAAAAAAATTTCAATCCTGCGGGAACTGAAGACTTCGGCCAAGAAAGTCTACCTGTATCAAGCAGACATAACGGATGAAAGGCAAATCTCGCAGATTCTCAACCACATTCTGGAGAAAAACAAGGCGATCAACGGTATTATCCATATAGCTGGTGTTCCCGATGGAGCCGTCATTCAGAGAAGAACCAGAGAGATGTGCGAATCCGTGTTTGCGACAAAGGTTTATGGAACCGCGGTCTTGCAAAAAGTGATTGAACAGTTGACACTGCCTATCGACTTCCTTTTGCTCTTTTCCTCATTGAGCTCGGTACTCGCTCCGACAGCACAGGTCGCGTACAGTGCAGCTAATGCCTTTCTGGATGCTTTTTCCAGGGCGAATACTAAAAAGGGTTTCTTCACACAAACAATTAATTGGGATACGTGGGAAGATACCGGAATGGCGAGCCTTTCATCATCATTTCGTCCAGACAGCTCTGTGCTTCCTGGAATTTCGTATAAGGAGATGGAGCACCCATTCTTCCAGTATTTCGTGAAAGAAAATACGGGGCGTACGACTTACGTTTCTCATTTTCAGACGAACAAAGACTGGGTTTTGGATGAACATCGGGTAGGAGACAGAGCCGTGCTCCCAGGGACTTGTTATGTGGAAATGGCATGCGCCGCCTATGAAGCTTTGAACCCCAACTTAGAAACTGCCATGCACATCCAAGATGTGTTTTTTTTGACGCCACTTGTATTGCAAGACGGCGCCGATATTTATGTCCGAACCGTATTGATACGAGAAAATAACGGTTATCAGTTTACGATCGAAAGTGATTCGGGCACTCAAAACGCTAGCTGGATCACACATGCACGCGGTCATATTGGCGTAGGGCGCATCCATCCCCGTGATTATCAACTCACGGCCATCAGCGATGCCTGCGATCAAAACAATTATGGCAAAAACGATTACAATAACCTGCGGGAAAGTAAATTGACGTACGGGCCACGCTGGAACAGCTATTCCTGGGGGAAATTCACTTCACAGCAAGGACTGTCTCTTATCGAGCTGCCACAAGAGTTTGTGGGGGATGTAGTTTCGTATCATTTCCATCCGGCTATTATCGACGTTGCTTTGGTTCATATGGATCATGCCAAAACGAGCGGCGGCGAATACGTACCGTTTTCGTTCAAAAGCATCATTATCCACGGAAAAGTGCCGGAAAAAGTGTACAGTCATATTCGTTGCCAGTCAGCGACTCAGCCGACCAACAAAATCGTGGAGTTTGATCTGACGATTATGGATGAACAGGGGAGGGGCATCATTGAAATAGAGGGCTACCAGGTGGCAGCAGTCACCTCGGATCATCAGACAGACAGCCCGGGCCTGCCGATGGCTAAGACAGTCCCTGACCGCTCGCAAGAAGAATCGCTATCTAATTCGGTCACGTCTCTGACTCCAGAAGAAGGACTCATGCTTTTTCATACTGCACTCGCTACTGGATATCACCAACTCATCGTATCAACAGTAGATTTGCCGAAACGCCTCGAAGCATACAAACAGGAGAAAGTGACCGCATTTGATCAAAGCAGCAGCTTGTCTTCTGCGTTCGACAAGACTGTTGCCAACAAACAGAGTCTATCGCTAGAAGAAGTGGAAGGGATCATTACAAGTATTTGGCAGGCTGTGTTGGGCCATGAACATATTTCCGGTGACGCTGACTTTTTTGAGCTTGGGGGAGACTCGCTAAAAGTATTGACGGTTGCCGAGCGACTGTATCAAGCAAGCAACATAAAAATCCCGATCACGGTATTTTTTCATTCAACCACAGTGGAGAAGCTGGCGCGATATATTATGGATACGTATCATATCGCACAGGAATATACGGGGATTAAGAAAACTGCTCCGCAAGCATACTATCCCTTGTCTTCTGCACAAAAACGGCTGTTTTTCCAGCAGCAGGTTCAACCAGATAACATCGCTTACAACATTCCGGAAATTACCTACATGGAAGGAGATTTCGATCTTGGCAAATTGCAATACGCCTTTGAGCAAATCATTCAGAGGCACGCCATTTTACGGACAGGCTTTGACGTCATAGATGGCGAAATTGTACAGATCATTGCAGACGAGGTCCGATTACAAGTGGAGTACGTAGTTATGGTGGAAGGGGAATTACAACAGGCGGTTGAACAATTTATGCAGCCTTTTGACTTGCGGCACCCTCCTTTAATGCGTGTAAAAGTGATCCGGTACGAAACACAAAAATATGTATGGCTATTTGATATCCACCATATTGTCGCGGATAATATCTCCGTTTCGATTTTGCAGAACGAGTTGATCCAGTTCTACAATGGTCAGTCCGAGGACCTGCAAGCCGTCACGTTGAATTATGTGGATTTTGTTGCGTGGCAAAATGAAATGATTAGACGAGGGGAATATGACAAACAAACAGAGTACTGGCTGCAGCAATTATCTGGTAAAGTGCAGGATGTATTGCTTCCAACCGATTTTCCACGACCGTCTGTGCTAAGCTATCGCGGCGATATTTATTCGTTCTATATAGAAGAAGAGTTAACTGCGAAGCTGAAAGCGGGCATGAAGAGAAACACGACAACTTTGTTTATGAACATGCTGGCTATCTTCAACGTATTACTGCAGAAATATACAGGGCAAGAAGAGATGATTATTGGAGCGAGCCTCGCCGGAAGAAATCACGTTGATCTGGCACAAATGGTTGGTATGTTTGCCAATGTGCTGCCTTTCTATTCTCGGCTTGAGACAAGCGCCAGCTTTCAGGATTATCTGGTGGAAGTAAAAGAGAAAAGTCTGCAACTCTTTGAGAATCAGGATGTGCAGTTTGAAATTTTGGTGGAAAAATTGGGGCTGACTCATCAGTTAAGTACCCATCCATTATTCACAGTCATGCTCGTGCTGCCAGATTTCAAGCCAGCCGAAATTACGATGAATCAAGTCAGAATCAAGCGCTATCCTTTCCGTAATCCTTCATCGAAATTCGATTTGACCCTCTGGGTCTACGATTATGAGCATAGAATCGAATTGCGTATGGAATATTCGACAGATTTGTTTACCCGAAAAACGATAAAAACAATGACCGGCCATTTTCTGGACATTGCCAAGCAAGTAGTCGAGAATCCGGACATGTTGGTAAAAGACATTAGACTGGATGCAGGTCTTGTGAAAGCAAGGGCAGAAGCACTGCTGCAAGATGGAAACGATTTCGTTTTCTAA
- a CDS encoding non-ribosomal peptide synthetase, translating into MGGNFYTNVSYLNDVYKKEYEYWQEKMAGTVEKSCFFDGKKDAQGPESHMESIDYTLPGDYANRLVKISNHSDARLHVLLLAYTGILLMKHTGQTDIVLGTSIYRQQAEEEFINTILPIRITVTNEMSLIEVISQVKQIVSEAIEHQNYPIELILKNGNQDLDFLDVSVILENIQDPQYLAKASSNLVLVFDRKLEELSARIHYNASLYHKEMVEVLMENLLVLLENSINNPKTPLKELTILTKRDWEILTQINETAAHFPEKATIPSLFEECVRTYPNHTAVVFEKEQLSYEQLNQKANQLAHYLRERGVTTESIVALLMPPSIEMLIGILAIGKAGGAYLPIDPDLPAHRMEYMLKDSQAAHILTQTSQELVSHFSGEVMFVDDNKLLLYPDTNLEPVHDPNHLAYIIYTSGTTGNPKGVMIEHRNVVRLFFHENNRFDFTCHDTWVLFHSFGFDFSVWEIFGALLHGGKLVVLPHLQKRDYRQLVQRLREEKVTIWNQTPSSFYQFIEEELKTPNKGLCLRYVIFGGEALLPAKLAAWHDKYPETKLINMYGITETTVHTTYKEVTSQQIRENKKLIGVPFSTVQLYVCNRQGETVPIGVVGEMWIGGEGVARGYLNKPELTKERFQLRQIGDRMERLYCSGDLGRYLPNGEVEYIGRRDKQVKIRGFRIELDEVRSHLLTMETIQEAVVMAREIEEDTKILCAYVVMKEKKEDRFDPVEIRQYLQTRVADYMIPSFILQLESIPLTINGKVDDTQLRQMEFKQSGKHEFVQPNTDMEKKIAEVWSKVLRTDPIGIHSTIFDLGGTSFDVIKISKELTDQLGQEISVVTLFTYPTVSMLAKVLEAEVTVQKLQVDARLDSIEEGKRTRMQKLRLLKK; encoded by the coding sequence ATGGGAGGTAATTTCTATACGAACGTGTCATATTTAAATGATGTATATAAAAAAGAGTATGAGTATTGGCAGGAAAAGATGGCAGGCACGGTAGAGAAGAGCTGCTTTTTTGACGGCAAAAAAGACGCTCAAGGGCCAGAGTCTCATATGGAATCGATAGACTATACCCTCCCAGGTGATTATGCCAATCGACTGGTAAAAATAAGCAACCATTCCGATGCTAGATTGCATGTATTGCTGCTGGCGTATACAGGCATATTGCTCATGAAGCATACGGGACAAACAGATATTGTGTTGGGCACAAGCATCTACCGACAACAAGCGGAAGAGGAATTTATCAATACCATACTTCCGATTCGGATAACGGTCACCAATGAAATGAGTCTGATTGAGGTGATCAGCCAAGTCAAACAAATCGTTTCAGAAGCGATCGAACATCAAAACTATCCAATCGAGTTAATCTTGAAAAACGGCAATCAAGATTTGGACTTTCTGGACGTCTCCGTTATTTTAGAAAACATTCAAGATCCGCAATATCTCGCCAAAGCGTCTTCCAATCTTGTCCTGGTGTTTGACAGGAAGCTGGAAGAACTCAGCGCTCGCATTCATTACAATGCCTCGCTCTACCATAAAGAGATGGTCGAGGTTCTGATGGAGAACTTGTTGGTTTTGTTGGAAAATTCGATTAATAATCCAAAAACACCTCTGAAAGAGCTTACCATCCTCACAAAGAGAGATTGGGAGATACTCACGCAGATCAATGAGACGGCTGCCCATTTTCCGGAAAAGGCGACCATCCCGTCTCTTTTTGAGGAATGTGTCAGAACCTATCCGAACCATACAGCAGTTGTTTTTGAAAAAGAGCAGTTGTCTTATGAACAATTGAATCAAAAAGCGAATCAATTGGCCCATTATTTACGGGAGCGAGGAGTAACCACGGAATCGATCGTTGCTCTTCTCATGCCGCCTTCTATAGAAATGCTCATAGGCATCTTAGCCATAGGAAAAGCGGGGGGAGCGTACTTGCCGATCGACCCGGACCTTCCAGCACACAGAATGGAATATATGTTAAAAGATAGCCAGGCTGCACATATCCTCACACAAACATCACAGGAGCTCGTCAGCCATTTTAGCGGTGAAGTGATGTTTGTCGACGATAACAAACTGCTTCTTTATCCCGATACCAATCTTGAGCCCGTTCATGATCCGAATCATCTGGCCTACATTATTTATACTTCCGGAACAACAGGTAACCCCAAAGGAGTCATGATCGAGCACAGAAATGTGGTTCGTTTGTTTTTCCATGAAAATAACAGGTTTGATTTTACCTGTCACGATACTTGGGTGCTGTTTCACTCGTTCGGGTTCGATTTTTCTGTTTGGGAGATTTTTGGGGCATTGCTTCATGGAGGCAAGTTGGTGGTGCTCCCCCATTTGCAAAAAAGAGATTACCGGCAATTGGTACAGCGATTAAGAGAAGAAAAGGTAACGATTTGGAACCAGACTCCCTCTTCCTTTTACCAGTTTATTGAGGAAGAGCTGAAAACGCCTAACAAAGGACTCTGCTTGCGGTATGTCATTTTTGGTGGGGAGGCTCTACTACCTGCGAAGCTTGCTGCTTGGCATGACAAATATCCCGAAACCAAACTGATCAATATGTACGGCATCACGGAAACGACCGTCCATACAACCTATAAAGAAGTGACCTCACAACAGATTCGAGAGAATAAAAAGCTGATCGGCGTCCCTTTTTCTACTGTCCAATTGTATGTATGTAACCGACAAGGCGAAACGGTGCCAATCGGAGTCGTCGGGGAAATGTGGATTGGCGGCGAAGGGGTCGCTCGTGGCTATTTAAACAAACCTGAATTGACGAAGGAACGGTTTCAGCTTCGCCAAATTGGAGACCGGATGGAACGCCTCTATTGCTCTGGCGATTTGGGCAGGTATTTGCCTAATGGGGAAGTAGAATACATCGGGCGCCGTGACAAACAGGTAAAAATCCGCGGATTTCGGATCGAACTGGATGAAGTGCGTTCTCATCTTTTAACCATGGAAACGATTCAAGAGGCAGTGGTGATGGCGCGGGAAATCGAAGAAGATACCAAAATTCTTTGTGCCTATGTGGTAATGAAAGAGAAGAAGGAAGACCGCTTCGATCCGGTGGAAATCAGGCAATATCTGCAAACGCGGGTCGCCGATTATATGATTCCGTCCTTCATCCTTCAGCTCGAAAGCATACCGTTAACGATTAATGGAAAAGTGGATGATACCCAACTCCGCCAAATGGAATTCAAGCAGAGCGGAAAGCATGAATTCGTTCAACCGAACACGGATATGGAAAAAAAGATAGCCGAAGTGTGGAGCAAGGTTCTCAGAACCGATCCAATCGGCATTCATTCTACGATCTTTGATTTAGGTGGAACTTCTTTTGATGTGATTAAAATCAGCAAGGAATTGACTGATCAGTTAGGGCAAGAGATATCAGTCGTCACGCTGTTTACTTACCCCACTGTCAGCATGCTAGCAAAGGTATTGGAAGCTGAGGTCACTGTCCAGAAGTTGCAAGTCGACGCCCGACTCGATTCTATCGAAGAAGGGAAAAGAACGAGAATGCAAAAATTACGTCTGTTAAAAAAGTAG